In the Oxobacter pfennigii genome, one interval contains:
- the gltB gene encoding glutamate synthase large subunit, producing MEMRSGFPSKQGMYDSQFEKDSCGVGFVASIKGDKTHEIVKKALNVLVNLTHRGAVGSDPNTGDGAGIMVQIPDEFFRINCDNIGITLPKPGEYGVGMVFLPREPALRTQCEGILERAIEEEGQNVLGWRDVPVDSRVIGETAKGTEPTIRQVFVENNCKDQEEFERKLYIIRRIAENEVMKLVKRSAEYFYICSLSSRTIVYKGLLLAGQIKSYYVDLDDINFKSAIAVVHQRYSTNTFPTWDLAQPFRFLAHNGEINTIMGNRNWMHAREGVLKSDIFGDDLKKLFPIIRPNGSDSASLDNMFELLVNDGRSLAHSMMMLIPEAWHRNISMEDYKRAFYEYHASMIEPWDGPAAIAFTDGIQVGATLDRNGLRPARFAITKNGLCILASETGVLDLNPEEIEHKGKLKPGRMLLIDTKIGQVIKDEDLKKSISLSSPYAEMIEKNKIVLDDYPAVPEDVQINPERLKEKQAAFGYSLEDVNILIKSMARDGKEPVGSMGNDTPLAVLSSKNQMLFSYFKQLFAQVTNPPIDPIREELVMSLVNFIGPQENVLNKNFSDNPFVEMDRPILSNIEMGKIKNFKNKNFKTAVIPITFKYDTGVEGFKQALDKICSRASKRIQEGYNVLVLSDKKIDSYDVAIPSLLALSAVQHHLIREKTRTKVSLVVETGEAREIMDFALLLGYGATAVNPYLAFETIDEIVKEKELDKIASEIAKANYINSVCKGLLKILSKMGICTLESYHGAQIFEAIGLSQEFIDEYFEGTPSRIGGIGIDVIAKETLDRHRDAFNNIRNPLAELKAGGQYAWRKDGEAHLFNPESIYKLQHAVRTGSYEKYKEYAKLINEQGETLYTIRGLFKFKNKNSISIDEVEPVSEIVKRFCTGAMSFGSLSKEVHETMAVAMNRLGSRSNSGEGGEDSERYKTDSNGDSRRSAIKQVASARFGVTTEYLMNADELQIKMAQGAKPGEGGQLPGQKVDINIAKVRHSVPGIDLISPPPHHDIYSIEDLSQLIFDLKSVNPSARISVKLVSEVGVGTVAAGVAKAHADMILISGYDGGTGASPLSSIKHTGIPWELGLSEAHQVLVLNNLRSRVRLQTDGQLKTGRDVAIAALLGAEEFGFATGALVSLGCTMLRKCHLGTCEMGIATQDPELRKNFKGKPEHLINFFTFIAMEAREIMAELGFRSMNEMIGRVDKLEANKEISHWKAKDLDLSAILYKPDVPKRIKTYCVTSQDHGLNKSMDYRLIQAAKHAIEEGKPVRGSFEIRNVNRTVGSMLSGEIAGKYGQEGLPDDTIVFKFKGSAGQSFGAFAVKGVTLVLEGDANDYVGKGLSGGKLILKVPEGSTFKQDENFIAGNTLLYGATSGKMFVNGMVGERFAIRNSGVSAVVEGVGDHCCEYMTGGTVVVIGKTGKNFAAGMSGGIAYVLDEEGNFKNRYNGELVEIEDVTCEEDTDELYSLIKEHFEATGSEKAKKILNDWDKYVLKFKKVIPTAYKTLLAKLKSEKAVEVMKVGA from the coding sequence ATGGAAATGCGTTCAGGATTTCCTTCGAAGCAGGGAATGTACGACTCTCAATTTGAAAAGGATAGCTGTGGTGTGGGCTTTGTAGCCAGCATTAAAGGTGATAAAACACATGAAATAGTAAAAAAAGCCTTAAATGTGCTTGTTAATTTAACACATAGAGGAGCAGTAGGTTCAGATCCAAATACAGGAGACGGAGCCGGAATAATGGTGCAGATACCTGACGAATTTTTCAGGATAAACTGTGACAATATAGGTATTACACTTCCTAAACCAGGAGAATACGGGGTAGGAATGGTTTTCCTTCCTAGGGAACCTGCCCTTCGTACGCAATGTGAGGGTATTCTGGAGAGAGCCATCGAAGAAGAGGGACAAAATGTTTTAGGCTGGAGAGATGTGCCAGTAGATAGCAGAGTTATAGGTGAAACGGCGAAGGGTACTGAGCCTACCATAAGACAGGTTTTTGTAGAGAATAACTGCAAAGATCAGGAAGAGTTCGAAAGAAAGCTTTACATTATAAGAAGAATTGCTGAAAACGAAGTGATGAAGCTTGTCAAAAGGAGCGCGGAATATTTCTATATCTGTAGTCTTTCAAGCAGGACTATAGTTTATAAGGGACTTCTCTTGGCAGGCCAGATAAAAAGCTATTACGTAGATTTGGATGATATAAACTTTAAAAGCGCCATAGCTGTTGTTCATCAAAGGTACAGTACAAATACATTCCCTACATGGGATTTGGCGCAGCCCTTCAGGTTCCTTGCCCATAATGGTGAGATAAATACGATAATGGGTAACAGGAACTGGATGCATGCCAGGGAGGGTGTTTTAAAATCCGATATTTTCGGTGATGATTTGAAAAAATTATTTCCGATCATAAGGCCAAACGGAAGTGACTCGGCATCCTTGGATAATATGTTTGAGCTTCTCGTGAACGATGGAAGAAGCCTTGCCCATTCTATGATGATGCTGATTCCCGAGGCATGGCATAGAAACATTTCCATGGAGGATTACAAGCGTGCATTTTATGAATATCACGCATCCATGATTGAGCCTTGGGATGGTCCGGCTGCAATAGCTTTTACAGACGGTATACAGGTAGGAGCAACTTTGGATAGAAATGGACTAAGGCCGGCCAGGTTTGCCATAACCAAAAACGGTCTGTGCATACTTGCATCGGAAACCGGAGTGCTTGATTTAAACCCTGAGGAAATAGAGCACAAGGGTAAATTAAAGCCCGGAAGGATGCTTTTAATCGACACCAAAATCGGACAAGTCATTAAGGATGAAGACCTTAAAAAGTCAATATCATTAAGCAGCCCTTACGCAGAAATGATAGAGAAGAATAAAATAGTTTTAGATGATTATCCTGCTGTTCCTGAGGATGTACAAATAAATCCGGAAAGGCTCAAAGAAAAACAGGCGGCATTTGGTTACAGCTTAGAAGATGTAAATATTTTAATAAAAAGTATGGCACGGGATGGTAAGGAGCCGGTAGGTTCCATGGGCAACGACACCCCTCTTGCCGTTCTTTCCAGTAAAAATCAGATGCTTTTTTCATATTTCAAGCAGCTGTTTGCACAGGTTACCAACCCTCCTATAGACCCTATAAGAGAAGAACTTGTTATGTCTCTTGTCAATTTCATAGGACCTCAGGAAAATGTGCTTAACAAGAACTTTTCAGATAACCCCTTTGTGGAAATGGATAGGCCGATTTTGAGCAATATTGAAATGGGAAAAATCAAAAACTTCAAGAATAAGAACTTCAAGACTGCTGTAATCCCTATAACGTTTAAATATGATACAGGGGTTGAGGGTTTTAAACAAGCTCTTGATAAAATATGCTCCAGGGCATCAAAGAGGATTCAGGAAGGCTATAATGTTCTGGTTTTAAGTGATAAGAAAATAGATTCATATGATGTAGCCATTCCAAGCCTTCTTGCCTTATCGGCAGTGCAGCATCATCTTATCAGAGAAAAGACCAGAACCAAGGTGTCCCTAGTGGTCGAAACAGGAGAAGCAAGAGAAATAATGGATTTTGCCCTTTTACTGGGTTATGGAGCTACGGCGGTTAATCCATATCTTGCTTTCGAGACCATTGATGAAATAGTGAAGGAAAAAGAATTAGATAAGATTGCGTCAGAAATTGCCAAAGCAAACTACATCAATTCAGTATGCAAAGGCCTGCTGAAGATATTGTCAAAAATGGGTATCTGTACCTTGGAGAGCTATCACGGAGCCCAGATATTCGAAGCCATAGGTTTATCACAGGAATTTATTGATGAATACTTTGAAGGAACGCCTTCAAGAATAGGTGGTATAGGCATTGATGTCATTGCCAAGGAAACCTTGGACAGACACAGGGATGCATTCAATAATATAAGAAACCCATTAGCTGAGCTTAAGGCCGGCGGACAGTATGCCTGGAGAAAGGACGGAGAAGCTCATCTTTTCAACCCGGAATCAATTTATAAGCTTCAGCATGCTGTAAGAACAGGAAGCTATGAAAAGTATAAAGAATATGCAAAGCTCATAAATGAGCAGGGCGAAACTCTTTATACCATCAGAGGACTGTTCAAGTTTAAGAATAAAAACTCTATATCCATAGATGAAGTAGAACCGGTGAGCGAAATTGTAAAGAGATTTTGTACCGGTGCCATGTCCTTTGGTTCCTTAAGTAAAGAGGTCCATGAAACCATGGCAGTAGCAATGAACAGATTGGGCAGCAGAAGCAACTCCGGTGAAGGCGGAGAAGACAGCGAAAGATATAAGACTGATTCAAATGGAGACAGCAGGAGAAGTGCCATAAAGCAGGTGGCATCAGCTCGTTTTGGTGTAACCACCGAATATCTTATGAATGCCGATGAGCTGCAGATAAAAATGGCACAGGGAGCAAAGCCGGGTGAAGGCGGACAACTGCCGGGTCAAAAGGTTGATATAAACATTGCTAAGGTAAGGCATTCGGTACCGGGCATTGACCTTATTTCACCGCCGCCTCATCATGATATATATTCAATTGAGGATTTGTCACAGCTGATATTTGACTTAAAGAGCGTCAATCCGTCGGCAAGAATAAGCGTTAAGCTGGTGTCTGAAGTAGGTGTTGGCACAGTTGCCGCAGGAGTTGCAAAAGCACATGCAGATATGATTTTAATCAGCGGATATGACGGAGGAACAGGAGCATCGCCTTTGTCTTCCATAAAGCATACGGGTATCCCCTGGGAGCTTGGTTTATCCGAAGCTCATCAGGTTTTGGTTCTGAATAATTTAAGAAGCAGAGTAAGGCTTCAGACAGACGGTCAGTTAAAAACAGGAAGGGATGTAGCCATAGCAGCTTTGCTTGGTGCGGAAGAGTTTGGTTTTGCGACGGGAGCATTGGTTTCCTTAGGATGTACAATGCTTAGAAAATGTCATTTGGGAACCTGTGAAATGGGCATCGCAACCCAGGATCCCGAGCTTAGGAAGAATTTTAAAGGAAAGCCTGAACACCTTATAAACTTCTTTACCTTCATAGCTATGGAAGCCAGAGAAATCATGGCCGAGCTTGGCTTCAGGTCCATGAATGAAATGATAGGAAGAGTTGATAAACTAGAAGCTAATAAGGAAATTAGCCATTGGAAGGCAAAAGACCTTGATTTGTCAGCCATTCTTTATAAACCGGACGTTCCAAAACGCATAAAGACCTATTGCGTGACAAGCCAGGATCACGGACTTAATAAATCCATGGATTACAGGCTTATTCAAGCGGCAAAACATGCCATTGAAGAAGGCAAGCCGGTGAGAGGAAGCTTTGAAATAAGAAATGTAAACAGAACCGTAGGCTCAATGCTAAGCGGTGAAATCGCTGGCAAATACGGACAGGAAGGTCTCCCTGATGATACCATTGTATTTAAATTCAAAGGTTCTGCAGGACAGAGCTTCGGTGCTTTTGCTGTAAAGGGCGTAACCCTTGTACTTGAAGGGGATGCAAATGACTATGTTGGGAAGGGATTATCCGGAGGGAAGCTTATTTTAAAGGTCCCGGAAGGTAGCACCTTTAAGCAGGATGAAAACTTTATAGCAGGAAACACCCTTCTATACGGTGCTACCAGCGGGAAAATGTTTGTAAACGGTATGGTAGGAGAGAGATTTGCAATAAGAAACAGCGGCGTTTCAGCTGTTGTAGAAGGCGTAGGGGACCACTGCTGTGAATATATGACAGGCGGAACCGTTGTTGTAATAGGAAAGACCGGCAAGAATTTTGCAGCCGGAATGAGCGGCGGTATAGCCTATGTATTGGATGAAGAGGGCAACTTTAAAAATAGATACAACGGTGAACTTGTTGAAATAGAAGATGTAACCTGTGAAGAAGATACAGATGAACTTTACAGCCTTATAAAAGAGCATTTTGAGGCAACAGGCAGTGAAAAGGCTAAAAAAATATTGAATGACTGGGATAAATATGTCCTCAAGTTTAAAAAAGTAATTCCCACGGCATACAAGACTTTACTTGCAAAATTAAAGAGTGAAAAAGCTGTGGAAGTTATGAAGGTAGGTGCCTGA
- the purR gene encoding pur operon repressor, which produces MDKLHRNERIGALIKILSDNPNKIFTLNYFTDLFNAAKSTISEDIVIVKKIMEKFSFGEVETISGAAGGVKYTPVSSMNNAKKFVKELCTKLMSPERIIPGGFIYMTDVIYSPDTVAVIGEILATQFVSLEPDYVLTVETKGIPVALMTARALNIPLLIVRRDSKVTEGSTVSINYVSGSTRRIQTMSLSKRSIKKNTKSIFIDDFMKAGGTAHGIIELMKEFENEVVGIGVLIETKEPRHKLVNSYVSLLTLDEVDEEKGKINIQPSRLFI; this is translated from the coding sequence ATGGATAAACTCCATAGAAATGAAAGGATTGGAGCGCTCATAAAGATATTGAGCGATAATCCAAATAAAATTTTTACCCTTAATTATTTTACGGATTTATTCAATGCTGCCAAGTCCACCATAAGTGAGGATATAGTTATCGTAAAAAAGATAATGGAAAAATTCTCTTTCGGTGAAGTTGAAACAATTTCAGGGGCTGCGGGCGGAGTAAAATATACCCCTGTATCAAGCATGAATAATGCTAAAAAATTTGTAAAAGAACTGTGCACAAAGCTTATGAGCCCTGAAAGGATAATACCCGGGGGTTTTATTTATATGACGGATGTTATATATTCACCTGATACCGTTGCCGTAATTGGTGAAATACTTGCTACCCAGTTTGTGAGTTTAGAGCCTGATTATGTGCTTACGGTTGAAACCAAGGGCATACCTGTGGCATTGATGACTGCTAGAGCACTTAACATCCCTCTTTTAATAGTCAGAAGAGACAGCAAGGTTACCGAAGGCTCCACCGTAAGTATAAATTATGTATCCGGCTCAACCCGCCGTATACAAACCATGTCCCTTTCCAAAAGGTCAATAAAGAAAAATACAAAAAGCATATTTATAGATGATTTTATGAAGGCAGGCGGAACGGCCCACGGAATAATAGAGCTTATGAAGGAATTTGAAAATGAAGTTGTCGGAATAGGAGTTCTTATAGAAACTAAAGAACCCCGGCATAAACTGGTAAACAGCTACGTTTCTCTTTTAACTCTTGATGAAGTTGATGAAGAAAAAGGCAAAATAAATATTCAGCCATCAAGATTGTTCATATAA
- a CDS encoding glutamate synthase subunit beta — protein MGKTTGFKEYQRQTPALRTVEVRIKDYKEVYEKMPEEDLINQAARCMDCGTPFCNWGCPIGNLIPDFNNLVYMGQWEKAYKRLSLTNPFPEFTGRVCPALCEGSCTLGINRESATVHNVELAIIEKAFEEGFVKPISPRVRTGKSVAVVGSGPAGLTAAVKLNSMGHTITVFEKDDQVGGLLRYGIPDFKLEKHIVDRRVKIMEEEGITFKVNTNIGVDISHDTLTSEFDAVVLTGGSTVPVDMSVEGRDLEGVHFALDYLIEQNKKVAGKTIDGPGIDAKGKVVIVIGGGDTASDCIGTAIRQGAKAVHQYIRKPMPPEDRDETMPWPTYPNTLKTTTSHEEGCIREWCTITKKIEGKDGNVSSVRKVRLDWENVNGKLVSKEVPGTEESVKADMVLICMGFAHPEHKGIVEALQLKLDPRGNVYTDEKYMTSQKGVFAAGDMRTGQSLVVRSIYDGKMAAKCVDEYLMND, from the coding sequence ATGGGAAAGACAACGGGGTTTAAAGAATACCAAAGGCAGACGCCGGCATTAAGAACGGTGGAGGTTAGAATAAAGGATTACAAGGAAGTATATGAGAAAATGCCTGAAGAGGATTTGATAAATCAGGCAGCCAGATGCATGGATTGCGGCACTCCATTTTGTAATTGGGGATGTCCCATTGGAAACCTGATTCCTGATTTTAATAATCTTGTTTATATGGGGCAGTGGGAGAAGGCATATAAAAGGTTGTCCCTTACAAATCCCTTTCCCGAATTCACAGGCCGTGTATGTCCGGCTCTTTGCGAAGGCTCCTGCACTCTCGGGATAAACAGGGAGTCGGCCACGGTCCATAACGTGGAATTGGCTATCATTGAAAAAGCCTTTGAAGAAGGCTTCGTAAAACCTATCTCCCCGAGGGTGAGGACCGGCAAAAGCGTGGCTGTTGTGGGATCAGGACCGGCAGGATTGACTGCTGCTGTGAAATTAAATTCAATGGGTCATACCATAACTGTCTTTGAAAAAGATGACCAGGTTGGCGGTTTGCTAAGGTATGGCATACCGGATTTTAAACTGGAAAAGCATATCGTTGACAGAAGGGTCAAAATCATGGAAGAAGAAGGCATAACATTTAAAGTCAATACAAATATAGGCGTGGACATAAGCCACGATACTCTAACTTCGGAATTTGACGCTGTTGTCTTAACAGGAGGATCTACAGTTCCTGTAGACATGTCAGTTGAGGGCAGAGATTTAGAAGGAGTCCATTTTGCCCTAGATTATCTTATTGAACAGAATAAAAAAGTGGCGGGAAAGACCATTGACGGTCCGGGAATAGATGCAAAAGGAAAAGTTGTAATAGTAATAGGCGGAGGAGATACTGCTTCCGATTGCATAGGTACTGCCATAAGGCAGGGGGCAAAAGCAGTGCATCAATATATAAGAAAGCCCATGCCTCCTGAAGACAGGGATGAAACCATGCCCTGGCCAACCTATCCAAATACATTGAAAACAACTACTTCTCATGAAGAAGGCTGTATAAGGGAATGGTGCACCATAACCAAGAAAATAGAAGGCAAGGATGGCAATGTAAGCTCTGTCCGCAAGGTAAGGCTTGATTGGGAAAATGTAAACGGCAAATTGGTTTCCAAAGAAGTTCCGGGTACAGAAGAATCTGTAAAAGCAGATATGGTTTTAATCTGCATGGGTTTTGCCCATCCGGAGCATAAAGGAATTGTGGAGGCCCTTCAATTGAAACTGGATCCTAGGGGGAATGTATACACAGATGAAAAATATATGACCTCCCAAAAAGGAGTATTTGCCGCAGGAGACATGAGAACGGGGCAATCCTTGGTAGTCCGTTCGATATATGATGGCAAGATGGCTGCAAAATGCGTGGATGAATACCTTATGAATGATTAA
- the murC gene encoding UDP-N-acetylmuramate--L-alanine ligase, whose product MDFDIERDKNLKVHFIGIGGISMSGLAETLLHHGYKVSGSDANKSSITDRLAKKGAKINIGHDSQNVKDADLIVYTAAVKWDNPELIEGKAKGIKIVDRAEFLGQIMKQYKYSVAVSGTHGKTTTTSLISIIMKNAELDPTIMVGGELDAIGGNVRPGKSPYFITEACEYVESFLSLYPYVGIILNVDSDHLDYYKDINHIIDAFTKFAKLVPKDGYIIVNKDDENSLKACQSIDARLITFGFSEGADWVAKNIEYDEKGCGSFDAYFKGQLFGPFKLNVPGKHNVYNSLSAIACARIFDIDIETIQNSFLEFYGTHRRFEKIGEKCGVVVIDDYAHHPTEIKATLAAAKNYPHKKIWCVFQPHTYSRTIKLLDEFSCAFNDADELILTDIYAARELDTGEINSSKLADMIVSQGVNAKYIKSFDDIVTYLKDNTAEGDVIITMGAGDVYKTGMLFLEKSGQ is encoded by the coding sequence ATGGATTTTGACATTGAGAGAGATAAGAACCTCAAGGTTCATTTCATAGGAATCGGCGGTATCAGCATGAGCGGATTGGCAGAAACGCTCCTTCACCATGGATATAAAGTGTCAGGTTCTGATGCAAACAAATCAAGCATCACAGACAGGCTGGCTAAGAAAGGCGCTAAAATTAATATAGGCCATGATAGTCAAAATGTTAAAGATGCGGATTTAATAGTATATACAGCAGCGGTAAAGTGGGATAATCCCGAGCTTATTGAAGGAAAGGCAAAGGGTATAAAAATAGTTGACAGGGCTGAGTTTTTAGGCCAGATAATGAAGCAATACAAATACAGCGTGGCTGTTTCCGGCACCCATGGCAAAACCACCACCACCTCTTTGATATCCATTATAATGAAAAATGCAGAATTAGACCCAACAATAATGGTAGGCGGAGAATTAGATGCCATAGGCGGAAATGTGCGGCCGGGCAAAAGCCCTTATTTTATTACCGAAGCCTGTGAATACGTAGAAAGCTTTTTAAGTCTTTACCCATATGTAGGCATAATACTTAATGTAGATTCCGACCACCTGGATTATTACAAGGATATAAATCACATAATAGATGCTTTTACTAAATTTGCAAAACTTGTACCCAAAGACGGCTATATTATCGTAAATAAGGACGATGAAAATTCGTTGAAAGCCTGCCAATCCATAGATGCGAGGCTTATTACCTTTGGTTTCAGCGAAGGCGCTGACTGGGTTGCTAAGAACATCGAGTACGACGAAAAGGGCTGCGGATCCTTTGATGCATATTTTAAGGGGCAATTATTTGGCCCTTTTAAGCTTAACGTCCCCGGAAAGCACAATGTATACAATAGCTTAAGCGCTATTGCTTGTGCAAGGATATTCGACATCGATATCGAAACCATTCAGAATAGCTTTCTGGAGTTTTACGGAACCCACAGAAGATTTGAAAAGATAGGCGAAAAATGCGGCGTTGTTGTAATAGATGACTATGCCCATCATCCTACTGAGATTAAAGCAACCCTGGCGGCTGCAAAAAATTATCCTCATAAAAAAATATGGTGTGTGTTTCAGCCCCATACCTACAGCAGGACTATTAAATTGCTGGATGAGTTTTCTTGTGCCTTTAATGATGCCGACGAACTTATATTAACGGATATATATGCTGCAAGAGAACTGGACACAGGGGAGATTAATTCCTCTAAATTAGCTGATATGATAGTATCCCAGGGAGTCAATGCAAAATACATCAAGTCCTTTGATGATATCGTCACCTATCTTAAAGATAATACTGCTGAGGGTGATGTTATAATAACCATGGGAGCAGGAGATGTTTATAAAACAGGTATGCTTTTTCTTGAAAAATCCGGCCAATGA
- a CDS encoding methyl-accepting chemotaxis protein — protein sequence MKGTVVSTWIKTCRKTWGHAIVDSAMNSIGWDKNRIFNPVEDIPDADAVKLVSYIANEKKLTIKEVWNQIGQDNVNSFLKDFPAFFKHDNLYQFLKSMYDVHAIVSKRIPGANPPIVKLTPISKREAVFFYQSKRKMFDYLEGLIKGSSEYYKEKIEITVLDKSEDSTRLKLKFEKDIYDLKKFPVNTVLSFGFIKSVELKLSILTLLISSPFIATSSLLFNNLPFNFIISLGGIFLGALLSSTILLKPKKYITKEIEDLLKNKYEEALNIKTGDYFESLHKKILEYKELIRKDFVGFKGLTDEMTNFENDVETIVNRMNSTSTEISQVVEQVADGAVEQAQETEKSVTMLSENINQLKMVVGRENINKEELEKSVSDINTSFGHVNSAASNLIEILKKSQEIKDNGNVIQTRIKDITNIISIVSSISNQTNLLALNASIEAARAGEAGKGFSVVAEEVRKLAEQSQSAVDEIGSNLKEFVVQIDNLIKNIELQFNIIDNESSRLNDVVKDSASSVESIKLVSHTMIDTINLLSSETKKISSVCERIESLAAIAQENSASSQEVSANVSSYTEEIKNILENISHFKQITKEFNDDISKYAI from the coding sequence ATGAAAGGTACCGTAGTTTCAACCTGGATAAAAACCTGCAGAAAAACTTGGGGACACGCAATAGTAGATTCTGCAATGAATAGCATAGGCTGGGATAAAAACAGAATTTTCAACCCCGTTGAAGATATTCCCGATGCTGATGCGGTTAAACTGGTTTCCTACATCGCCAATGAAAAAAAGCTTACAATAAAAGAGGTATGGAATCAAATAGGACAGGATAATGTAAATTCTTTTTTAAAGGACTTTCCTGCCTTTTTCAAGCATGATAATTTATATCAGTTTTTAAAGTCAATGTACGACGTCCACGCGATCGTCTCAAAAAGAATACCAGGAGCCAATCCGCCCATTGTCAAACTTACTCCCATATCAAAGAGGGAGGCTGTATTCTTTTATCAGTCAAAGAGGAAAATGTTCGATTATTTAGAAGGGCTTATCAAGGGTTCCTCCGAGTATTATAAAGAGAAGATTGAAATTACAGTTCTGGACAAAAGCGAAGACAGCACCCGGCTTAAGCTTAAGTTTGAAAAGGATATCTATGATCTTAAAAAATTTCCTGTAAATACAGTTCTTTCATTTGGCTTTATTAAATCTGTGGAATTGAAATTATCCATATTGACCTTATTAATTTCATCTCCCTTTATCGCGACATCTTCCCTGCTGTTTAATAATTTGCCCTTTAATTTCATCATTTCCTTAGGAGGGATATTTTTAGGTGCATTGCTGTCATCAACGATACTATTGAAGCCTAAAAAATATATAACCAAAGAGATAGAGGACCTTCTTAAAAATAAATACGAGGAAGCCTTAAATATAAAAACAGGAGACTATTTTGAGAGCCTCCATAAAAAAATACTGGAGTATAAAGAGCTCATAAGAAAGGACTTTGTAGGTTTTAAAGGCCTTACGGATGAGATGACAAATTTTGAAAACGACGTTGAGACAATAGTTAACAGAATGAATTCTACATCAACAGAAATATCCCAGGTTGTGGAACAGGTTGCCGACGGTGCCGTTGAACAAGCCCAGGAGACAGAAAAGTCCGTGACCATGCTGAGTGAAAATATCAATCAGTTAAAAATGGTTGTTGGCAGAGAAAATATCAATAAGGAAGAGTTGGAAAAGTCAGTTTCGGATATAAACACAAGCTTCGGTCATGTAAACAGTGCAGCGTCGAATTTAATTGAAATATTGAAAAAATCCCAGGAGATAAAAGATAATGGAAATGTCATTCAGACAAGAATTAAGGATATAACAAATATAATATCCATTGTCTCTTCAATATCCAACCAGACAAACCTTTTGGCATTAAATGCATCAATCGAAGCTGCCCGCGCCGGAGAAGCCGGAAAAGGCTTCAGTGTCGTAGCTGAAGAAGTGAGAAAGCTGGCTGAGCAGTCTCAATCCGCTGTTGATGAAATTGGCAGCAACCTTAAGGAATTTGTTGTGCAGATAGATAACCTCATAAAAAATATAGAGCTTCAGTTCAATATCATCGACAATGAAAGCAGCCGTTTAAATGATGTAGTGAAGGACAGTGCAAGTTCCGTAGAATCAATCAAGCTTGTTTCACATACCATGATAGATACCATAAACCTTTTAAGCAGTGAAACAAAGAAGATAAGCAGCGTCTGCGAGAGAATAGAATCTTTAGCTGCCATTGCACAGGAAAACTCAGCTTCTTCACAGGAAGTCAGCGCAAATGTATCCAGTTATACCGAGGAAATTAAAAATATACTTGAGAACATATCCCATTTCAAGCAAATTACCAAAGAATTTAACGACGATATTTCCAAATATGCTATATAG
- a CDS encoding nitroreductase family protein, with product MNVYEAATKRRTVRKFKQDRIQADILKKFVDAARLSPQGANLQALKYIIVTEKTLTDIIFTATSWAGYIRPTHNPQENERPVAYIVPLVDSEIKNTNYDNDAGAAIQTILLTAYEEGIASCWLGAINKEIIKNTLEIPDKYIIHSLIALGYPAESPEVVKVGEDGSIKYYKDESGVLHVPKRCLDDVLIMVK from the coding sequence ATGAATGTTTATGAAGCAGCAACTAAAAGAAGGACTGTAAGAAAATTTAAGCAGGACAGAATACAAGCGGATATATTAAAAAAATTTGTGGATGCGGCAAGGCTGTCTCCCCAGGGTGCCAATCTTCAAGCTTTAAAGTACATAATAGTAACTGAAAAAACATTAACGGATATTATCTTTACCGCTACTTCCTGGGCAGGATACATAAGGCCTACACACAACCCCCAGGAAAATGAGCGCCCAGTTGCATATATCGTTCCCCTTGTAGACAGCGAGATTAAGAATACAAATTATGATAACGACGCCGGCGCTGCAATACAAACCATACTTTTAACTGCCTATGAAGAAGGAATTGCTTCCTGCTGGTTAGGCGCCATCAATAAGGAAATAATAAAAAATACTCTTGAGATTCCCGATAAATATATAATCCATTCGCTCATCGCCCTAGGCTACCCTGCTGAATCCCCTGAAGTTGTAAAAGTAGGTGAAGACGGCTCAATCAAATATTATAAGGATGAAAGCGGCGTGCTCCATGTTCCGAAACGCTGCCTTGACGATGTTCTTATAATGGTAAAGTAA
- a CDS encoding GtrA family protein has product MLKIAQINLGKYFMISCFASILDFSLAYFLYKVIGINYIISSNFGLITGFVFQYFAGMKYVFQTNRDIHSFIIYMATFAMGVFIANSTLWLGFDVMELSFIISKTLSMGMPFFITYFIRKRFLR; this is encoded by the coding sequence ATGCTTAAAATTGCACAGATTAATTTAGGAAAATATTTTATGATATCCTGTTTTGCAAGTATTTTGGATTTTAGCCTTGCTTATTTTCTTTATAAAGTTATCGGCATAAATTATATTATTTCCAGCAACTTTGGGTTAATAACAGGGTTTGTATTTCAGTACTTTGCAGGCATGAAATATGTCTTTCAAACAAACAGAGATATCCATTCTTTCATTATATATATGGCTACATTTGCCATGGGAGTATTTATTGCAAACAGCACTTTGTGGCTTGGTTTTGATGTGATGGAATTATCTTTTATAATATCAAAGACATTATCCATGGGGATGCCTTTTTTTATTACATATTTTATAAGAAAAAGATTTTTAAGGTAA